Proteins found in one Pontibacter sp. SGAir0037 genomic segment:
- a CDS encoding FdtA/QdtA family cupin domain-containing protein, which produces MQQPYLIQFDQIGSAVEGYIATTQYAEKLPFQVKRVFWTYNIPAGVVRGNHANKATQEVLVAVQGAIRVEAEWGKGQQVFLLNSPAIGLYIPPLCWTRLSFQDGAMAVCLTSTDFSEEDYIRDYQEFQTHVTKAFK; this is translated from the coding sequence TTGCAACAGCCTTACCTTATACAATTTGATCAAATAGGCAGCGCAGTAGAGGGCTATATTGCCACCACTCAATATGCAGAGAAACTGCCTTTCCAGGTAAAGCGCGTTTTCTGGACTTATAACATCCCGGCAGGAGTTGTACGTGGTAATCATGCCAATAAAGCGACACAGGAAGTTCTAGTAGCAGTTCAGGGAGCGATTAGGGTAGAGGCGGAGTGGGGAAAGGGGCAGCAAGTTTTTTTACTCAATTCGCCTGCTATTGGGCTTTATATTCCGCCATTATGCTGGACTAGGCTCTCATTTCAGGATGGCGCGATGGCTGTTTGTTTAACTTCTACCGATTTCTCTGAAGAAGATTATATCCGGGACTATCAGGAGTTTCAGACGCATGTAACGAAAGCCTTTAAGTAG
- a CDS encoding YigZ family protein, whose amino-acid sequence MEDTYYTIASPSEGLYKEKGSKFIALAYQVHSEEEVKEIMAGLKKEYYDARHHCYAYSLGADKSRYRANDDGEPNHSAGDPILGQIRSANLSNVLVAVIRYFGGTKLGVSGLINAYKTAAAEAIASATIIERHETALMQVHFTYPQMNDVMGLIKEYNLQIKEQQFELECLITLEVRKEQQEDVKAKLEDLDAVEVAVL is encoded by the coding sequence ATGGAAGATACATATTATACGATTGCATCGCCAAGCGAAGGCTTATACAAAGAAAAAGGAAGCAAATTTATTGCGCTTGCCTACCAGGTGCATTCTGAAGAAGAAGTAAAAGAAATAATGGCCGGGCTCAAAAAAGAATACTACGATGCCCGCCACCATTGCTACGCCTATAGCTTAGGAGCCGATAAAAGCCGTTACCGGGCCAACGACGACGGAGAGCCGAATCATTCGGCAGGAGATCCTATACTGGGCCAGATCCGTTCTGCAAACTTGAGCAATGTGTTAGTTGCAGTGATCAGGTACTTTGGAGGCACCAAACTAGGTGTGAGCGGCTTAATTAACGCTTACAAAACAGCTGCTGCAGAAGCTATTGCCAGCGCCACCATTATAGAGCGGCACGAGACAGCCCTCATGCAGGTGCACTTTACCTACCCGCAAATGAACGACGTGATGGGCCTGATAAAGGAATACAATCTCCAAATTAAGGAGCAGCAGTTTGAACTGGAGTGCCTTATTACCTTGGAAGTAAGGAAGGAGCAACAGGAAGACGTAAAGGCCAAACTCGAAGATTTAGATGCCGTAGAAGTGGCAGTACTGTAA
- the corA gene encoding magnesium/cobalt transporter CorA, with the protein MAKRKTRRSRNKILDRKAGNRPGHLAVPAEAFTPRFFLISFHDQFFEEKEYATYEQLKQRVHELPDARHWIDIRGYNSQGLFEKLVADFKIHPLQMEDVLNDYQRPKVEQDQGRLFIITRMLRWSAEQHILEDVQLSVFTGSNYVLTLQSDYDDCLNPLRDRIRSGLGVIRQRPSIYITYAILDVVLDFYFPVIGKISSYMEELEQTILEQPSKQTLGQVLSLKNELIRLRRIVWPERDKMNELLRMDEHIIPASLQIYFRDAYDHTIQLIDLIDSHKEMTSSLVELYMSTVSNRMNNIMKVLTIISSIFIPLSFVAGVYGMNFSREDPETGEVFRYSMPELYQPFSYPILLFIMTVLVVLQLYFFYRKGWFKSF; encoded by the coding sequence ATGGCTAAAAGAAAAACACGCAGGTCGAGAAATAAGATTCTGGATAGGAAGGCAGGCAACAGGCCTGGCCATTTAGCAGTACCTGCCGAGGCCTTCACACCCCGTTTTTTCCTGATTTCCTTCCACGACCAGTTTTTTGAGGAGAAGGAGTATGCTACGTATGAGCAGTTGAAGCAGCGTGTACACGAATTACCCGATGCCAGACACTGGATCGATATCAGGGGCTACAACAGCCAGGGCCTGTTCGAAAAGTTAGTTGCTGATTTTAAAATTCACCCGCTCCAGATGGAGGACGTGCTTAACGATTACCAAAGGCCGAAGGTTGAGCAGGACCAGGGCAGGCTGTTTATTATTACCCGCATGTTGCGCTGGTCGGCTGAGCAGCATATTCTGGAGGATGTGCAACTTTCTGTTTTTACGGGCTCTAATTATGTGCTCACTCTGCAAAGCGATTACGACGATTGCCTGAACCCTTTGCGCGACCGTATCAGGTCAGGCTTAGGTGTCATACGGCAGCGGCCCAGCATCTACATTACTTATGCCATCCTGGATGTGGTGCTGGATTTTTACTTTCCTGTTATAGGCAAGATAAGTTCTTACATGGAGGAACTGGAGCAGACTATTCTGGAGCAGCCCTCCAAGCAAACACTGGGGCAGGTACTGAGCCTGAAGAATGAGCTTATCAGGCTGCGCCGCATTGTGTGGCCGGAGCGGGATAAGATGAATGAGCTATTGCGTATGGATGAACATATTATACCTGCCAGCCTGCAAATCTACTTCCGGGACGCTTATGATCACACAATTCAGTTAATCGACCTGATTGATAGCCATAAAGAGATGACTTCCAGCTTAGTGGAGCTTTACATGTCCACAGTCAGTAACCGCATGAACAACATCATGAAGGTGCTTACTATTATCTCCAGTATATTTATACCTTTAAGCTTTGTGGCAGGGGTATATGGCATGAATTTCTCACGGGAGGACCCGGAAACAGGCGAAGTGTTCCGTTACAGCATGCCCGAACTATACCAGCCTTTCTCCTACCCAATCCTTCTTTTTATAATGACGGTTTTAGTGGTTCTTCAGCTTTATTTCTTCTACCGCAAAGGCTGGTTTAAGAGCTTTTAA
- a CDS encoding PQQ-like beta-propeller repeat protein, with protein sequence MAKRILFIFLGFVVLASLAYYGLNRWKDAREKINLWDLVPENAALVVETNNHTQLLEHLNQTELWESFRVLPAVQRFQENISWLDSLSPGNQRLARFLDKKNILTSVHVVARTDMEMVYYIPVASVGEHRFLRTLTENVARSTIFKEESRDYQGYLLTDITNTQLNTSFTYFSYHNNIILSASPVLIEEIVRRINRGVKTSVAADFRNTNYLTQPDIYANVFINYRELPDVLGLFVREDIMPQVRFLSSFCRNGMLELKLERNKIFLNGFSNPEDLQGSLHNKMNPVAARPFQVKEYLPNRTALMFHFGINQLAKLQDDSQDKIKTEAAYAATVDSLSKNFRQELALVYLESYNINTSPEKIVFARMGNQEHMRSLLAQLSRQVSEVQKEKEFSEQYGNSTISLLDVPELPAQLFGQLFTGFEQSYVVQVGDYLLFSSEIATLRSLLDDIANDHVWGRSVQQKAFLEETLQDGNFSLFLNTVNAWYVLSRYMQEENREDLLQHSSLIKRFNQVSLQFSKVENQYYTSFLFRRQERAAVAGEAGFEEELSLPFNSRIVSMPFPVNNAVDRSREVVVQDSANVLHNITAAGTRGWADTLSGAVRGTIKQIEVGPDKKLRYVFATSNRIHAINNQGQELENFPFNLTDTLRVQRVSVFDYEKDGNYRFLADDNLGNLYMYDFRGNAMPGWQPRRLDYRLAAEPQHIRVGGLDVILVLLENGYVYALNKEGETYPGFPFSLRVPLNSGAIAKAGADLRRTEITTVTRYGEVVVFNLQGTVLRREQLLRPSKRAVFELVPDNSNRSFIIVRQDLGKVAVFNQDLEEIFEKNYVTSAPKIVQYFHFGGDKRVYAITETGPQKTYLYDARAALIGGRSLESNQPVNIFFNEAANNYTLYKVYRRELKRLSFRLPN encoded by the coding sequence ATGGCAAAACGCATCTTATTTATCTTTCTTGGATTTGTTGTGCTGGCATCGTTGGCCTATTATGGTCTTAACAGATGGAAGGATGCCAGAGAAAAAATAAACCTCTGGGATTTAGTGCCTGAGAACGCTGCACTTGTAGTAGAAACAAACAATCATACCCAACTGCTAGAGCACCTTAACCAAACGGAGCTGTGGGAGAGTTTTCGTGTGCTGCCCGCTGTACAGCGGTTCCAGGAAAATATTTCCTGGCTGGATAGCCTGTCACCCGGCAATCAGCGGCTGGCTCGTTTCCTTGATAAAAAAAATATTCTTACCTCGGTGCATGTAGTAGCCAGAACAGACATGGAAATGGTATACTATATACCTGTTGCTTCGGTAGGTGAACACCGGTTTCTGCGCACCTTAACAGAAAATGTAGCCAGAAGTACTATTTTTAAGGAGGAGTCGCGCGACTATCAGGGGTATTTACTTACCGATATAACCAATACACAGCTCAATACCAGCTTTACCTACTTTTCCTACCATAACAACATTATTCTGAGTGCCTCACCTGTGCTGATCGAGGAAATTGTGCGAAGGATAAACAGGGGAGTAAAAACGTCTGTTGCAGCCGACTTCAGAAACACGAATTACCTGACACAGCCAGACATCTATGCCAACGTTTTTATCAATTACAGGGAGCTGCCCGATGTGCTCGGCCTTTTTGTGCGGGAAGATATTATGCCGCAGGTTCGTTTTCTGTCGAGCTTTTGCCGGAACGGTATGCTGGAACTGAAGCTGGAGCGGAATAAGATCTTCCTGAATGGCTTTTCTAACCCTGAGGACCTGCAGGGTTCTTTGCACAATAAGATGAACCCTGTTGCGGCAAGGCCTTTCCAGGTGAAGGAGTATCTGCCAAACAGGACCGCCCTTATGTTTCATTTCGGAATAAACCAGCTGGCTAAGCTACAGGACGATTCGCAGGATAAAATTAAAACCGAAGCTGCTTACGCTGCCACAGTAGATAGTTTGTCGAAAAATTTCAGGCAGGAACTGGCACTGGTTTACCTGGAGTCTTACAACATCAATACCAGTCCTGAGAAAATTGTGTTTGCCCGCATGGGTAACCAAGAACATATGAGAAGCCTGCTGGCACAATTAAGCCGCCAGGTAAGTGAGGTGCAGAAAGAAAAGGAGTTTAGCGAGCAGTACGGTAACTCCACCATAAGCTTGCTGGATGTGCCTGAACTGCCCGCGCAATTGTTTGGGCAGCTTTTCACAGGCTTTGAGCAGAGCTATGTGGTGCAGGTAGGCGATTATCTGCTTTTCTCTTCTGAAATAGCCACATTACGCTCACTGTTGGATGATATAGCCAACGATCATGTATGGGGAAGATCGGTGCAACAAAAGGCTTTTCTGGAAGAAACACTGCAGGATGGGAATTTCAGTTTGTTCTTAAACACTGTAAATGCCTGGTATGTGCTGAGCCGTTACATGCAGGAAGAAAACAGGGAAGATCTCTTGCAGCATTCCTCGTTGATCAAACGCTTCAATCAGGTAAGCCTGCAGTTTTCCAAGGTTGAAAACCAGTACTACACCAGCTTCCTTTTTAGAAGGCAGGAACGTGCCGCTGTAGCAGGTGAGGCAGGTTTCGAAGAGGAGTTATCGCTTCCGTTTAACAGCAGAATTGTTTCAATGCCTTTCCCGGTTAACAATGCGGTAGATAGAAGCAGAGAAGTAGTGGTGCAGGATTCGGCCAATGTGCTGCACAACATTACGGCAGCCGGCACCAGAGGCTGGGCCGATACATTATCCGGTGCAGTGCGGGGTACAATAAAGCAAATTGAAGTTGGGCCAGATAAAAAACTGAGGTATGTGTTTGCCACCTCAAACAGGATACATGCCATCAATAACCAGGGGCAGGAACTAGAGAACTTCCCCTTTAATTTAACTGATACATTGCGTGTGCAGCGGGTTTCGGTGTTTGACTACGAGAAGGATGGTAACTATCGTTTTCTGGCTGATGATAACCTGGGCAACCTGTATATGTACGATTTCAGGGGCAATGCCATGCCTGGCTGGCAGCCCCGCCGTCTGGACTACAGGTTAGCTGCCGAACCGCAGCATATTCGTGTCGGAGGGCTGGATGTTATATTAGTGCTGCTTGAAAACGGCTATGTGTATGCACTGAATAAAGAAGGAGAAACATACCCTGGCTTTCCTTTTAGCTTAAGGGTGCCGCTTAACTCTGGCGCTATAGCAAAAGCAGGTGCCGATTTAAGAAGAACAGAAATCACTACAGTTACCAGGTATGGCGAAGTGGTGGTGTTTAACCTGCAGGGAACTGTGTTGCGACGAGAACAGCTCCTGCGGCCAAGCAAACGGGCCGTGTTTGAGCTGGTACCGGATAACAGCAACAGGTCGTTTATTATTGTAAGGCAGGATTTAGGTAAAGTTGCCGTATTTAACCAGGACCTGGAAGAGATTTTTGAAAAGAACTATGTTACTTCAGCTCCTAAGATTGTACAATATTTTCACTTCGGAGGCGATAAACGGGTGTATGCCATTACAGAAACCGGCCCTCAGAAAACCTACCTGTACGATGCCCGCGCAGCATTAATAGGTGGCAGGTCACTTGAAAGTAATCAGCCTGTAAACATCTTCTTTAACGAAGCAGCCAACAACTACACCCTATACAAAGTGTACAGAAGAGAGTTAAAGCGCTTGAGCTTCAGGCTGCCAAACTAG
- a CDS encoding universal stress protein, whose translation MFRILLPVDFSESSDNACEYALSLTEKVPNAHIVLLHCFYDYLADADNTIPADEEVVASEVITERVLYRNQADAQEQLEQLHQTLLRESRAAGSHVRIEPVFMNGVAEEVITEEVSRFKPDIIIMGTKGETNISRSFFGTVTTQVIEDAKTPVLTVPLHHEVRAISKVLYATNFDQADVNAITTLAELLAPFKPSILCVHISNDGDEDQEKLLKLKDELTATTAAHPIQFALLEGDDVAEALQAFGSKQAVDLIALTTHERSTWNSIFKPSLAKKMVLHTNLPLLIFHSSQTV comes from the coding sequence ATGTTCCGAATCCTGCTACCAGTAGATTTTTCTGAAAGCTCAGACAATGCGTGCGAATACGCGCTTAGTTTAACAGAAAAGGTACCGAATGCCCATATTGTGTTGCTGCACTGCTTTTATGATTACTTAGCCGATGCCGACAACACAATACCCGCAGATGAAGAAGTAGTTGCTTCGGAAGTGATTACAGAACGGGTTTTATACCGCAACCAGGCGGATGCCCAGGAGCAGCTCGAGCAGTTGCACCAAACGCTTCTTAGGGAATCAAGGGCAGCAGGCTCACATGTACGCATTGAACCTGTTTTTATGAATGGCGTGGCAGAGGAAGTGATAACAGAGGAAGTTTCCCGCTTTAAACCCGATATTATTATAATGGGCACCAAAGGCGAGACTAATATATCCCGCTCTTTCTTTGGCACCGTTACCACGCAGGTGATAGAAGATGCCAAAACGCCTGTACTTACTGTACCTCTGCACCACGAAGTACGCGCTATCAGTAAAGTACTTTATGCCACAAATTTCGATCAGGCAGATGTAAATGCCATTACCACACTTGCAGAACTGCTGGCGCCTTTCAAGCCTTCGATATTATGTGTACATATTTCCAATGATGGCGACGAAGACCAAGAAAAGCTGCTTAAACTCAAAGATGAACTAACTGCCACTACGGCTGCCCATCCTATTCAATTCGCCCTGCTGGAGGGTGATGATGTAGCAGAAGCGCTGCAGGCTTTCGGCTCTAAACAAGCTGTAGACCTGATTGCGCTTACCACACATGAGCGCAGCACCTGGAACAGCATCTTTAAACCGAGCCTGGCCAAGAAGATGGTTCTGCATACCAACTTACCCCTTCTTATTTTTCACAGCAGCCAGACGGTTTAA
- the dtd gene encoding D-aminoacyl-tRNA deacylase, producing MRIVIQRVTQASVTINQVVKGEIGLGLLLLAGFTSDDTEEDLKWIAGKVAQLRIFSDEQDKMNLSVQDVQGDILVISQFTLYANTKKGNRPSYIHAAPPAIAIPLYEQFISLLESALGKKVQTGEFGADMKVALLNDGPVTIVIDSKNRE from the coding sequence ATGCGGATAGTGATACAACGCGTAACACAGGCATCTGTGACCATCAACCAGGTAGTAAAAGGGGAAATCGGTTTAGGGCTTTTACTTTTGGCAGGCTTCACCTCCGACGATACCGAAGAAGATTTAAAGTGGATTGCTGGTAAAGTGGCACAACTGCGCATCTTCAGCGATGAGCAGGATAAAATGAACCTGAGTGTACAGGATGTACAGGGGGATATACTAGTGATCAGCCAGTTTACGCTTTATGCCAATACAAAGAAAGGGAATCGGCCATCTTATATTCATGCTGCCCCACCAGCCATTGCCATTCCACTTTACGAGCAGTTTATTTCTTTGCTGGAGTCTGCTTTAGGCAAAAAGGTACAGACTGGCGAATTCGGTGCAGATATGAAAGTAGCCTTGCTGAATGACGGGCCTGTAACCATTGTTATTGATTCTAAAAACAGAGAATAA
- a CDS encoding nucleotide pyrophosphohydrolase yields the protein MTLAEAQQIVDTWIKENGVRYFNELTNMAILTEEVGEVARIIARQYGEQSFKASDKDKQLADELADVLFVLICLANQTGIDLTEAMQKNLDKKTKRDKDRHKNNEKLH from the coding sequence ATGACCTTAGCAGAAGCACAACAGATTGTTGATACCTGGATAAAAGAAAACGGCGTTCGCTATTTTAATGAGCTCACCAACATGGCCATTCTTACAGAAGAAGTAGGTGAAGTGGCACGCATTATAGCACGCCAGTATGGCGAGCAATCGTTTAAAGCCAGCGATAAAGACAAACAGTTAGCCGACGAACTGGCAGATGTGCTGTTTGTACTCATCTGCCTGGCCAACCAGACAGGTATCGACCTGACCGAGGCGATGCAGAAGAACCTGGATAAAAAAACGAAGCGTGATAAAGACCGCCACAAAAACAACGAAAAGCTTCACTAA
- a CDS encoding 2-phosphosulfolactate phosphatase, with the protein MPSIDVCYSPELIHLYDLKGKAVVAVDILRATSTMVTAFAHGVAQIIPVMQLEECLTFASQGCLTAAERDGIKAEGFDLGNSPFSYMEGLEGRTVAITTTNGTRAIRLSEDAQEIVIGSFLNLQAVVQHLVNLQLDVVVVCAGWKGKFNLEDTLFAGALAERLQEDFSFENDATLASLHLYQAAKADIVKYLGQSSHVKRLANLNIHKDVSFCLQHDVYDVVPVWQQDALVDVRANYKLA; encoded by the coding sequence ATGCCTTCTATTGATGTTTGTTATAGCCCTGAGCTTATACATTTATATGATCTGAAAGGGAAAGCGGTAGTTGCGGTTGATATCTTACGGGCTACTTCTACCATGGTAACCGCTTTTGCCCATGGAGTTGCCCAGATTATACCTGTTATGCAGTTGGAGGAGTGCCTTACTTTTGCCAGCCAGGGTTGTTTAACGGCTGCCGAGCGCGATGGTATAAAGGCTGAGGGCTTCGACCTGGGAAATTCGCCTTTCAGCTATATGGAGGGGCTGGAAGGGCGCACAGTGGCTATTACCACTACCAACGGTACACGTGCTATACGCTTATCAGAAGATGCCCAGGAAATTGTCATTGGTTCTTTTCTGAACCTGCAGGCAGTGGTGCAGCATTTGGTAAACCTGCAGTTAGATGTAGTAGTGGTTTGTGCTGGCTGGAAAGGTAAGTTCAACCTGGAAGATACGTTGTTTGCGGGTGCTCTGGCAGAGAGGCTTCAGGAAGATTTTAGCTTTGAAAACGATGCCACATTGGCCTCTTTGCACCTATACCAGGCTGCAAAAGCAGATATCGTAAAGTACCTGGGCCAGTCTTCTCACGTAAAGCGCCTGGCAAACTTGAATATTCACAAAGATGTATCATTCTGCCTGCAGCACGATGTGTATGATGTAGTGCCTGTGTGGCAGCAGGATGCTTTGGTGGACGTAAGAGCCAACTATAAACTAGCATAA
- the gcvT gene encoding glycine cleavage system aminomethyltransferase GcvT, whose protein sequence is MELKKIALNDVHEALGAKMVPFAGYKMPVRYSSDLDEHHTVRNAVGIFDVSHMGEFLLKGPQALDLIQRVTSNDAAKLTDGKVQYSCFPNTEGGIVDDLLVYRLGEEEYMLVVNASNIEKDWEWVNKFNTQGVELENISDQVSLFAVQGPKATDALQSLTSVDLASMVYYTFEKGEFAGVPDVIISATGYTGAGGFEIYVRNEDAKRVFDVIMEAGKAYGIKPIGLGARDTLRLEMGFCLYGNDINDTTSPLEAGLGWITKFDKEFTNSDQLKEQKAAGVSRKLVGFEMVDKAIPRAHYEIVNAAGEPIGEVTSGTMSPSLGKGIGLGYITQEFTKPGSEVFVRVRNKDMKAQVVKLPFYKK, encoded by the coding sequence ATGGAATTAAAGAAGATTGCTTTAAATGATGTGCACGAAGCACTCGGAGCTAAAATGGTGCCTTTTGCAGGATATAAGATGCCTGTGCGTTATTCATCCGATTTAGACGAGCATCATACGGTACGCAATGCCGTTGGTATTTTTGATGTATCGCACATGGGTGAGTTTTTATTGAAAGGACCGCAGGCGCTGGATCTGATCCAGCGTGTTACTTCTAACGATGCCGCTAAACTTACCGATGGTAAGGTGCAGTATTCCTGCTTCCCTAATACAGAAGGCGGTATAGTAGACGACCTGCTGGTATACCGTTTAGGTGAAGAAGAATATATGCTGGTTGTAAATGCTTCCAACATCGAAAAAGATTGGGAATGGGTAAATAAATTTAACACCCAAGGCGTTGAATTAGAAAATATTTCTGATCAGGTTTCCCTTTTTGCCGTTCAGGGTCCTAAAGCTACAGATGCGCTGCAGTCGCTTACTTCTGTAGACCTGGCTTCTATGGTATACTATACTTTTGAAAAAGGTGAATTTGCGGGTGTGCCGGATGTTATTATATCAGCAACAGGTTATACTGGTGCAGGTGGCTTCGAAATTTATGTGCGCAACGAAGATGCTAAAAGAGTTTTCGATGTGATTATGGAAGCAGGCAAGGCGTACGGTATTAAGCCGATTGGTTTGGGAGCCCGCGATACGCTGCGCCTGGAAATGGGCTTCTGCCTTTACGGAAACGACATTAACGATACAACCTCTCCACTGGAGGCTGGACTAGGCTGGATAACGAAATTCGATAAAGAATTTACTAACTCCGATCAGCTGAAAGAACAGAAAGCAGCTGGCGTTTCGAGAAAACTGGTTGGCTTTGAAATGGTAGACAAGGCTATTCCAAGGGCGCATTATGAAATTGTGAATGCTGCCGGAGAACCGATAGGCGAAGTAACTTCAGGTACCATGTCTCCCTCTTTAGGAAAAGGTATTGGTTTAGGTTATATCACCCAGGAATTTACCAAACCTGGTTCCGAGGTTTTTGTGCGTGTGCGCAACAAAGACATGAAAGCTCAGGTAGTAAAACTGCCTTTCTATAAAAAGTAA